A region of Deinococcus rubellus DNA encodes the following proteins:
- a CDS encoding sensor histidine kinase, producing MQTPGVVKKPNWGRFWRLFPLVWLVYLYFPISGVLSSSTPEIIKLLIMLGVAVFVWLWMQLYSQREARVRHARHLETHQLWVLAGYLWCLVMFAGLTLLPGVLSGNGFTFLVYAAAVAGFQRSFRVALWGLIVAVFAMFVPGWLGAPPLGVLDIVQVLLLSSFAMYGNHAGFRQGMAQERLEEVQLEKEKLAADAERERIARDLHDLLGHTLSVIVLKSELASKLAEKNPARAIEEIREVERISREALSEVRAAVQGYKGSGLSAELARSKVALDAAGVRLVLERPLLELPPATEAGISMVLREAVTNIVRHARAQSCTVVIEQRGEAYWLEVRDDGVGGLGPEGSGLTGMRERVRALGGELKREGEGGTRLSAHFPVAQPSQRSALKKATA from the coding sequence ATGCAGACACCGGGAGTCGTCAAGAAACCCAACTGGGGACGCTTCTGGCGTCTCTTTCCGCTGGTCTGGCTGGTGTATCTGTACTTCCCCATCTCGGGAGTGCTCAGCAGCAGCACGCCGGAGATCATCAAGCTGCTGATCATGCTGGGCGTCGCCGTGTTTGTCTGGTTGTGGATGCAGCTCTACAGCCAACGCGAGGCCCGCGTTCGCCACGCCCGACACCTGGAGACTCATCAACTGTGGGTGCTGGCAGGCTACCTGTGGTGCCTGGTGATGTTCGCCGGACTCACGCTGCTGCCCGGCGTGCTCAGCGGCAACGGCTTTACCTTTCTGGTCTACGCTGCCGCCGTCGCCGGATTCCAGCGCAGCTTCCGGGTGGCGCTGTGGGGATTGATCGTGGCTGTTTTTGCCATGTTCGTGCCGGGCTGGCTGGGTGCGCCGCCACTGGGCGTGCTCGACATCGTGCAGGTGCTGCTGCTCTCCAGCTTCGCCATGTACGGCAACCACGCCGGGTTCCGTCAGGGCATGGCCCAGGAGCGCCTGGAGGAAGTGCAACTGGAAAAGGAAAAGCTGGCCGCCGACGCCGAGCGCGAGCGGATTGCCCGCGACCTGCACGATCTGCTGGGCCACACGCTGAGCGTGATTGTGCTGAAAAGTGAACTCGCCAGCAAGTTGGCCGAGAAGAATCCGGCCCGCGCCATAGAAGAGATCCGCGAGGTGGAGCGCATTTCGCGTGAGGCCCTGAGTGAAGTCCGCGCCGCCGTGCAGGGCTACAAGGGCAGCGGCCTGAGCGCCGAACTGGCCCGCAGCAAGGTGGCCCTGGACGCGGCGGGTGTGCGCCTGGTGCTGGAGCGGCCCCTGCTGGAACTGCCGCCCGCCACCGAAGCCGGAATCAGCATGGTGCTGCGCGAGGCCGTGACCAACATCGTGCGCCACGCCCGCGCCCAGAGCTGCACCGTCGTGATTGAGCAGCGCGGCGAGGCGTACTGGCTGGAAGTCAGAGACGACGGGGTGGGCGGCCTTGGCCCCGAGGGCAGCGGCCTGACTGGCATGCGCGAGCGGGTGCGCGCCCTGGGCGGCGAGCTGAAACGCGAGGGCGAGGGCGGCACGCGGCTGAGCGCCCATTTTCCCGTTGCCCAGCCCTCACAGCGGTCCGCACTCAAGAAGGCGACGGCGTGA
- a CDS encoding ABC transporter permease — protein MTTSNVPATARHIASPLRPFMALARAEVVRLLRNRSYLIPALLLPILFFALWGLPNASGKLSGVNAGQYMLVSYAAYGLITTAMYGFGVAVASERASGWWRQLRIAPVSPVAIFGAKITASLVMGLLSFVALCLFAGLVGHVWLSVPMFFSVLVRLLLGMVPFALLGLALGLLVGPDAAVGVANLISLPMMFASGIFIPLEVAPAFVKTIAPYLPAYHYGQLGWSALGAGQGAEWTHWAWLAGYSAVFLLIARWAAGRAETRR, from the coding sequence ATGACCACTTCTAACGTTCCGGCCACTGCCCGCCACATCGCCTCACCCCTGCGCCCCTTCATGGCCCTGGCCCGCGCCGAGGTTGTGAGGCTGCTGAGAAACCGTTCTTATCTGATTCCGGCGTTGCTGCTTCCGATTCTGTTCTTTGCGCTGTGGGGGCTGCCCAACGCCAGCGGCAAACTGAGCGGTGTCAACGCCGGGCAGTACATGCTGGTGTCGTATGCCGCCTACGGGCTGATCACCACGGCCATGTACGGCTTCGGGGTGGCGGTGGCTTCCGAGCGGGCCTCAGGCTGGTGGCGTCAGCTCCGAATCGCGCCGGTTTCGCCCGTCGCCATCTTCGGAGCCAAAATCACTGCCTCACTGGTAATGGGCCTGCTCAGCTTCGTGGCGCTGTGCCTCTTCGCAGGGCTGGTCGGACACGTCTGGCTGAGCGTGCCGATGTTTTTCAGCGTGCTGGTGCGGCTGCTGCTGGGCATGGTGCCGTTCGCGCTGCTGGGGCTGGCACTGGGCCTGCTGGTCGGGCCGGACGCGGCAGTGGGCGTCGCCAACCTGATCTCGCTGCCGATGATGTTCGCCTCGGGCATCTTCATTCCACTGGAAGTGGCCCCCGCTTTCGTCAAGACGATTGCACCGTACCTGCCCGCCTATCACTACGGTCAGCTCGGCTGGAGCGCCCTGGGAGCCGGACAGGGTGCAGAATGGACGCACTGGGCCTGGCTGGCCGGGTACTCTGCCGTGTTCCTGCTGATCGCCCGCTGGGCGGCAGGCCGGGCCGAGACACGGCGCTGA
- a CDS encoding response regulator transcription factor: protein MIRVLLAEDQALVLGALSALLSLEDDLDVVGGAANGEQALELALALKPDVLVTDIEMPRLSGLDLAAKVRESLPATRVIIVTTFARSGYLRRALDVGARGYLLKDAPAAELADAIRRVQAGGRAIDPTLAEEAWEAQSPLTERERQVLAEAESGASTAAIAHTLKLSEGTVRNYLSEAIGKLGVGGRVEAARAAREKGWL, encoded by the coding sequence GTGATCCGCGTTTTGCTGGCCGAGGATCAGGCGCTGGTGCTGGGCGCACTCTCGGCGCTGCTGTCACTGGAAGACGATCTGGACGTGGTGGGCGGCGCGGCCAACGGTGAGCAGGCACTGGAACTGGCCCTGGCGCTCAAGCCGGATGTACTGGTGACCGACATTGAAATGCCCCGGCTGAGCGGACTCGATCTGGCCGCCAAAGTGCGCGAGAGCCTGCCCGCCACCCGCGTCATCATCGTAACCACCTTTGCCCGCAGCGGCTACCTGCGCCGGGCGCTGGACGTGGGCGCACGCGGGTACCTGCTCAAGGACGCACCCGCCGCCGAGCTGGCCGACGCCATTCGGCGCGTCCAGGCAGGCGGGCGGGCGATTGATCCCACGCTGGCCGAGGAAGCCTGGGAAGCCCAGTCGCCGCTGACCGAGCGTGAGCGCCAGGTGCTGGCTGAGGCTGAGAGCGGGGCCAGCACCGCCGCGATTGCCCACACCCTCAAACTCTCGGAGGGCACCGTCAGAAACTACCTCTCGGAGGCCATCGGCAAGCTGGGCGTGGGGGGCCGGGTGGAGGCGGCACGGGCCGCCAGAGAGAAGGGTTGGCTGTGA